In the genome of Croceimicrobium hydrocarbonivorans, one region contains:
- a CDS encoding uracil-DNA glycosylase family protein has product MLKDQILEFYHKLHLDEKLLPEKVRVMNPYQEENPEVERLLKEYYAQFYSDNNPRGLILGINPGRLGAGQTGIPFTDTPALREHCQIETEIETRETSSEFVYKVVESYGGAQAFFGDWFIGAACPLGFLHFNEKGNWINWNYYDQEDLYQAVKGFMIEQLRIQAELCGSPAKAVVWGTGKNFKYLKALNKEAQIFEELIPLEHPRYVMQYKRKQLDEYLSKFLAVLKP; this is encoded by the coding sequence ATGCTTAAGGACCAGATCCTAGAGTTTTACCATAAGCTTCATCTTGATGAAAAACTCTTGCCCGAAAAGGTTAGAGTGATGAATCCCTATCAGGAAGAAAATCCGGAAGTAGAGCGTCTCCTCAAGGAATATTATGCTCAGTTTTATTCGGATAATAATCCCCGAGGTCTAATCTTGGGCATCAACCCTGGTCGATTGGGTGCAGGGCAAACCGGAATTCCATTTACTGACACTCCAGCCCTGCGAGAACATTGCCAGATTGAAACTGAAATTGAAACTCGGGAAACTTCCTCTGAGTTCGTTTATAAAGTGGTAGAATCTTATGGTGGCGCTCAAGCCTTTTTTGGCGATTGGTTTATCGGTGCCGCCTGTCCTTTAGGATTTCTCCATTTCAATGAAAAGGGCAATTGGATTAATTGGAACTATTACGATCAGGAAGATTTATATCAGGCAGTAAAAGGCTTCATGATCGAGCAATTGCGCATTCAAGCTGAACTCTGCGGATCACCCGCCAAGGCGGTAGTTTGGGGCACCGGGAAAAATTTTAAATACCTAAAAGCCCTAAATAAAGAAGCCCAGATATTCGAAGAACTCATCCCTCTGGAGCATCCACGCTATGTGATGCAGTATAAGAGGAAACAATTAGACGAATACCTGAGCAAATTTTTAGCGGTTCTTAAACCCTAA
- a CDS encoding uroporphyrinogen-III synthase has protein sequence MISETKRPLIFSTRRIPEDLQNQLESAGLELQSLDFIKVEQSFDASSFRSRLLNSDSSARVFTSKNAVRSLKALLASENQMQIPAKKTFTVGIRATEMLADLGIKSNVRAENALILAQIIARNSDVKSVDFFCGDKALDDLPEYLESKNVRVHKEIVYHTDLVHEEVDSTDFNGVIFLSPTAAYSFFKKNRLPAGVPAFCIGATTAEAVRMRCENPRICAKEPTLKGVIQRIIEHFAARPNSNS, from the coding sequence ATGATTAGCGAAACGAAGCGCCCTCTAATATTCTCTACTCGTAGAATTCCCGAAGACTTACAAAACCAATTGGAGTCGGCCGGGCTGGAATTACAGTCCCTGGATTTCATTAAGGTTGAACAGTCCTTCGATGCCAGTAGCTTTCGTTCTCGACTATTAAATTCCGACAGCTCCGCCCGGGTATTTACCAGTAAAAATGCGGTACGTAGCCTAAAGGCACTATTAGCCTCGGAAAATCAAATGCAAATTCCGGCCAAGAAGACTTTTACCGTGGGCATTCGCGCTACTGAAATGCTGGCCGACTTGGGAATTAAATCTAATGTTCGCGCCGAAAACGCCTTAATCTTAGCTCAAATCATTGCCCGAAATTCAGATGTAAAATCAGTAGATTTTTTCTGTGGTGATAAGGCCTTGGATGATTTACCTGAGTACCTCGAAAGTAAAAATGTGAGGGTTCATAAGGAGATCGTTTACCATACTGATTTGGTGCATGAGGAAGTAGATAGTACAGACTTTAATGGAGTGATATTCCTGAGTCCGACTGCCGCTTATAGCTTCTTTAAGAAAAACCGTTTACCTGCCGGGGTTCCCGCATTTTGCATTGGCGCCACTACCGCCGAAGCAGTACGAATGCGTTGCGAAAACCCTCGAATTTGCGCTAAAGAACCTACCCTGAAAGGGGTGATCCAACGAATCATAGAACATTTCGCCGCAAGGCCCAATTCCAATTCATGA
- the hemC gene encoding hydroxymethylbilane synthase → MKTLRIGTRDSALAVWQAATVARALEAKGYKTELVEVKSAGDLDLSTPLSQFGSTGVFTKILDEALYQDKADIAVHSLKDYPTQAPEGIVMAAVLERGPVEDILVHKGNLDFLDHAAGKVATGSIRRIAQWKARYPEHDNPGLRGNVQTRLQKLADNDWHGAIFAKAGLERLNLLPEHYEILDWMIPAPAQGIVGITCLESKGEFQEILHEINHANTALRAKVERDFLRTVEGGCSAPVGAYAEIEENQIRLQAGVFSLDGKEKVRLENAVPLSAASELGISMAQEALKRGAAAILEKIKHD, encoded by the coding sequence ATGAAAACATTGAGAATCGGCACCAGAGATTCTGCTCTGGCCGTTTGGCAAGCTGCCACCGTGGCCCGCGCCTTGGAAGCCAAAGGTTATAAAACCGAATTAGTAGAAGTTAAATCTGCTGGTGACTTAGACCTTAGTACGCCCCTCAGTCAGTTTGGAAGCACCGGAGTATTCACTAAAATTTTAGATGAAGCCCTATATCAGGATAAAGCAGATATCGCGGTTCATTCCTTAAAAGACTATCCTACTCAAGCGCCGGAAGGCATTGTAATGGCTGCTGTTTTAGAGCGCGGTCCCGTAGAAGATATCCTGGTTCATAAAGGCAATTTAGATTTCTTAGATCACGCTGCGGGAAAGGTTGCCACCGGTAGCATCCGTCGGATCGCCCAATGGAAAGCCCGCTATCCTGAGCATGACAACCCCGGTTTGCGTGGCAATGTGCAAACTCGCTTACAAAAGCTTGCCGATAATGATTGGCATGGCGCCATCTTCGCCAAGGCAGGATTAGAGCGACTCAACTTATTACCAGAACACTATGAAATTTTAGACTGGATGATTCCGGCTCCCGCCCAGGGTATTGTTGGCATCACTTGTTTAGAATCTAAAGGTGAATTTCAAGAAATACTGCACGAAATCAATCATGCAAACACTGCTTTACGAGCTAAAGTGGAGCGTGATTTCCTTCGTACCGTAGAAGGTGGATGCTCGGCTCCGGTTGGGGCTTACGCCGAAATCGAAGAAAACCAAATTCGACTGCAAGCTGGAGTATTTAGTTTAGACGGTAAAGAAAAGGTAAGACTCGAAAATGCAGTACCTTTGAGCGCGGCTTCCGAACTGGGAATCAGTATGGCTCAAGAGGCATTAAAACGTGGAGCCGCAGCGATTTTGGAAAAAATCAAGCATGATTAG
- a CDS encoding GxxExxY protein, giving the protein MDKKELNQLSRKVIGAAIEVHRNLGPGLLESVYEHCLCNELSLRSIRFERQKPVEINYKGHAVGKTFLIDILIEKELVLELKSIEALLPVHETQLLTYLKLTHCKLGLILNFNVEQMQKGIKRMVLGF; this is encoded by the coding sequence ATGGACAAAAAAGAATTAAATCAGCTAAGTAGGAAAGTTATTGGAGCAGCCATAGAGGTACATCGAAATTTAGGCCCGGGACTTTTAGAGTCGGTTTACGAACATTGCCTTTGCAATGAGCTAAGCTTAAGGTCCATTCGATTTGAAAGGCAGAAACCAGTAGAAATCAATTATAAAGGTCATGCAGTTGGCAAAACATTTTTAATTGATATTCTGATAGAGAAAGAACTGGTTCTCGAATTGAAATCTATAGAAGCATTGCTACCTGTCCATGAAACGCAATTATTAACGTACTTAAAGCTAACCCATTGCAAGTTGGGTCTTATCTTAAACTTTAATGTAGAACAAATGCAGAAGGGTATAAAAAGGATGGTTTTGGGCTTTTAA
- the hemE gene encoding uroporphyrinogen decarboxylase — protein sequence MTTPKNDLFLKALRGEKVERPPVWMMRQAGRYLPDFMKLKEKYSFFERAENPELATEITVMPIHQVGPDAAILFSDILVIPQALDVEVQMVPGKGPYLPQPIRTPEQVDALPEIDVKDRLHYVYSAIDLTLEALENEVPLIGFAGSPWTILCYMVEGQGSKTFDKAKEFCFAHPEAAHKLLQKITDVTIAYLRHKQERGVHAIQVFDSWGGLLSPEDYRTFSLPYIQQITEALHEHTPVIAFAKGCWFALEEMSQMPVSALGVDWTISPQMAREFTSFHTTLQGNFDPARLLSPIPEIERLTKQMIDEFGTYKYIANLGHGILPNIPVDHAKAFINAVKNYG from the coding sequence ATGACAACACCTAAAAACGACCTTTTCCTCAAAGCCCTTAGAGGCGAAAAAGTCGAAAGACCACCCGTTTGGATGATGCGTCAAGCTGGCCGCTACCTGCCAGACTTCATGAAACTTAAAGAGAAATACAGCTTCTTCGAAAGAGCCGAAAACCCTGAGCTGGCTACCGAAATTACGGTAATGCCTATTCATCAGGTAGGTCCGGATGCTGCTATTTTATTCAGCGATATTTTAGTAATTCCTCAGGCCTTAGATGTTGAGGTGCAAATGGTACCCGGCAAAGGTCCATATCTGCCCCAGCCTATTCGCACTCCTGAGCAAGTTGATGCCTTGCCCGAAATCGACGTGAAGGATCGCTTGCATTACGTTTATTCGGCCATCGACCTCACTTTAGAGGCTTTGGAAAATGAAGTTCCTTTAATCGGTTTTGCCGGTTCTCCCTGGACGATCCTTTGCTATATGGTGGAAGGCCAAGGAAGTAAGACCTTTGATAAGGCCAAGGAATTTTGCTTCGCCCATCCTGAAGCAGCCCATAAACTCCTGCAAAAAATTACCGACGTAACCATCGCTTACCTTCGTCATAAGCAAGAAAGAGGGGTACATGCCATTCAAGTTTTCGATAGCTGGGGTGGCTTATTATCGCCCGAAGACTATCGTACCTTCTCCCTACCCTACATTCAACAGATTACTGAGGCCCTGCATGAGCATACTCCGGTAATTGCCTTTGCCAAGGGATGTTGGTTTGCTTTGGAAGAAATGAGTCAAATGCCCGTAAGTGCTTTGGGAGTTGATTGGACGATTAGCCCTCAAATGGCACGTGAGTTCACCAGCTTCCACACCACCTTACAAGGTAATTTTGATCCGGCCCGACTCCTCTCTCCTATTCCCGAAATTGAAAGACTCACCAAGCAGATGATTGATGAGTTTGGTACCTATAAATACATTGCCAATTTAGGTCATGGTATTCTACCTAATATCCCGGTAGATCACGCCAAGGCCTTTATAAATGCAGTAAAAAATTATGGCTAA
- a CDS encoding choice-of-anchor I family protein encodes MRQFVTLLSLILVGFGLQAQNLPIFKIYTYQSGQFDNGGAEVHAYEPLSKRLFSTNSGSSQVDIIRLGDLSKPGKIGSIDLSNYGGTVNSLAVQGNTLAVAIQNNFPQSDGKVVFFDTNGTYLNQLIVGPMPDMITFSPSLQHILVANEGEPTDDYTIDPAGSVSIIDISGGTVSSLSQANVQTVGFTRYDTTAYDPLINIYGNNGLSSFSQDVEPEYICINPAGTKAYVSLQENNALAIIDIYTATLDTVVGLGYKSWNNPSYKLDASDQSSGIKFENYFNLFGMYQPDAISYYSDANGDYILSANEGDSRDYSAYSEEERINNVNLSPITFNNPSYLQRDSVLGRLKVTTTLGNYNNVFIHDSLFTFGARSFSVWNTAGNLVWDSGDEFEQTLAALHAQNFNSDNDDNSSFKSRSDDKGPEPEAICTGSYNGSHYAFIALERMGGIMIYNIDDPTQPTFDSYILDRDFSKAASDPDAGDLGPEYLSFVSETQSPSGYPLLIVSNEISGTVSVYQLGSDIGIKELSAETLKAYPNPGQSIIKLSQEVEYDLYNTEGKFYGHYKNNSLDLSSYPKGYYILRTTDGSGLRILKN; translated from the coding sequence ATGCGCCAATTTGTTACTCTGTTAAGCCTGATTCTTGTAGGCTTCGGGCTTCAAGCTCAAAACCTTCCCATCTTTAAAATCTACACCTACCAGAGTGGGCAATTCGATAATGGCGGAGCCGAGGTACATGCCTATGAACCCTTATCTAAACGATTGTTTTCCACCAATTCAGGAAGTTCTCAAGTTGACATTATTCGTTTGGGTGATCTTTCCAAACCTGGAAAAATTGGCAGCATCGATCTTAGTAATTACGGTGGTACGGTAAACTCACTAGCGGTGCAGGGCAACACCTTGGCCGTAGCCATTCAAAACAACTTCCCTCAGAGTGACGGTAAAGTGGTATTCTTCGACACCAATGGCACCTACCTCAATCAATTGATCGTTGGCCCCATGCCAGACATGATCACCTTTAGTCCCTCCCTGCAACATATTTTGGTCGCCAATGAAGGAGAACCTACAGACGATTATACCATCGATCCGGCTGGTTCTGTTTCCATTATCGACATTAGTGGAGGAACGGTTAGCAGTTTAAGTCAGGCTAATGTGCAAACTGTAGGCTTTACGCGCTATGATACTACCGCATACGACCCTTTAATTAATATCTACGGCAACAACGGCCTTTCCAGCTTTTCGCAGGATGTGGAACCCGAGTACATCTGTATTAATCCTGCTGGTACCAAAGCCTATGTGAGCCTGCAAGAAAACAATGCTTTGGCGATTATTGATATCTATACCGCCACTCTGGACACCGTGGTAGGCCTAGGCTACAAAAGCTGGAATAACCCCAGCTATAAATTGGATGCTTCCGATCAAAGCAGCGGCATCAAGTTTGAAAATTACTTCAACCTCTTTGGCATGTATCAACCGGATGCCATAAGCTATTACAGCGATGCCAATGGCGACTATATTTTAAGCGCTAATGAAGGCGACAGCCGAGATTATTCTGCCTATAGCGAGGAAGAACGCATCAACAATGTAAACCTCAGCCCCATCACCTTCAATAATCCCAGCTATTTACAACGCGATTCGGTTTTAGGTCGATTGAAAGTGACCACCACCTTGGGGAATTACAACAATGTGTTTATCCACGATTCCCTCTTCACCTTTGGGGCTCGAAGCTTTAGTGTTTGGAATACCGCTGGCAATTTGGTTTGGGATAGTGGTGATGAGTTCGAACAAACTCTGGCTGCATTGCATGCTCAGAATTTCAATTCAGATAACGACGACAACAGCAGTTTTAAAAGTCGCAGCGACGACAAAGGCCCAGAGCCCGAAGCCATTTGCACCGGATCCTATAATGGCAGTCATTACGCCTTTATCGCTTTAGAGCGGATGGGCGGTATTATGATTTACAATATTGATGATCCTACTCAACCGACTTTTGACTCCTATATCTTAGATCGTGATTTCAGCAAAGCAGCCTCCGATCCTGATGCTGGTGACTTGGGTCCGGAATACCTCAGCTTTGTAAGCGAAACTCAAAGCCCAAGTGGCTATCCTCTGCTTATTGTTTCCAATGAAATTAGTGGCACCGTAAGCGTTTATCAATTAGGGTCAGACATCGGCATTAAAGAGCTAAGTGCTGAGACCTTAAAAGCCTATCCTAATCCAGGGCAGAGTATTATTAAATTGAGCCAGGAAGTAGAATATGACCTTTACAATACCGAAGGTAAATTCTATGGACATTATAAAAACAACAGCCTCGATTTAAGCAGCTATCCCAAAGGTTATTACATCCTACGCACCACAGATGGCAGTGGATTGCGCATCTTGAAAAACTAA
- the hemB gene encoding porphobilinogen synthase, which translates to MSMLQRPRRLRQSAAIRGIAQETHLHPSDFIAPLFAVEGEGIKSEISSMPGYFRYSLDLLQQEVLDLQALGCTALLLFVKVPDHLKDNEGEEAVNPDGLMQQAIRMIKETAPDMLLMTDVALDPYSSLGHDGIVEDGEILNDESVGALAEMAVSHAQAGADFVAPSDMMDGRIEAMRIALDTSGFQNVGIMSYSAKYASCFYGPFRDALDSAPVDMENVPRDKKTYQMNPANAIEAKREVELDLLEGADMVMVKPAMAYLDIIRQTKEISTVPVSAYHVSGEYAMIKAAAANGWLNEEEAMVESLTAIKRAGADLIATYFVRDILKYLRNA; encoded by the coding sequence ATAAGCATGTTACAAAGACCTCGAAGATTGCGTCAATCGGCTGCCATTCGCGGCATTGCCCAGGAAACGCATTTACATCCATCGGACTTTATTGCTCCCCTATTTGCAGTGGAAGGTGAAGGCATTAAGAGTGAAATCAGCTCTATGCCCGGCTATTTCCGCTACAGCCTGGACCTACTTCAACAGGAAGTTCTCGACCTCCAGGCCTTAGGATGCACTGCCCTGCTCCTTTTTGTTAAGGTACCTGATCACCTGAAAGATAATGAAGGTGAAGAAGCGGTTAACCCGGATGGACTGATGCAACAAGCCATTCGCATGATTAAGGAAACTGCGCCTGATATGCTTCTTATGACTGATGTAGCCCTGGATCCTTATTCCAGCCTCGGTCATGACGGTATTGTGGAGGATGGAGAAATCCTCAATGATGAATCTGTTGGTGCCCTGGCTGAAATGGCAGTTAGCCATGCCCAGGCTGGTGCCGATTTTGTAGCCCCCAGCGACATGATGGATGGCCGGATTGAAGCGATGCGCATTGCCCTTGATACCAGCGGATTTCAGAATGTGGGTATCATGAGCTACAGCGCTAAATACGCCTCTTGTTTTTATGGTCCTTTCCGTGATGCCCTGGACTCCGCTCCGGTAGATATGGAGAATGTGCCCCGCGATAAAAAGACCTACCAGATGAACCCCGCCAATGCCATTGAGGCCAAGCGCGAGGTAGAACTGGATTTACTGGAAGGCGCCGACATGGTAATGGTGAAACCCGCCATGGCCTATTTGGATATCATTCGCCAAACCAAAGAAATCAGCACCGTACCGGTTAGCGCCTATCATGTTAGTGGTGAATACGCCATGATTAAAGCCGCTGCTGCCAATGGCTGGCTCAATGAAGAAGAAGCCATGGTGGAAAGCTTAACGGCTATTAAACGTGCCGGCGCAGACCTCATCGCGACTTACTTCGTGAGGGATATCTTGAAGTATTTGAGAAATGCTTAA
- the hemF gene encoding oxygen-dependent coproporphyrinogen oxidase: MANLKDRFVSFIHALQDEICAALEESDGKARFVEDHWERPGGGGGRSRVLSNGKVFEKAGVSTSIVHGEMPEGLKKNMKTEGAQFFACGISLVIHPESPLVPTTHANFRFFEMYDDKGEAIDAWFGGGSDLTPYYLDEEDAQHFHKVQKNAADPHGAELYPRFKKACDEYFRNHHRQEGRGIGGTFFDYLKADQERSLEDWFAFTTDVGRSFLPSYLPIVEKHKASPWTDEQRYWQELRRGRYVEFNLVHDRGTLFGLRTNGRTESILMSLPPRVRWDYNVEPQSGSPEAQLVAVLREPIDWIKS, encoded by the coding sequence ATGGCTAATCTCAAGGATCGCTTCGTAAGCTTTATCCATGCTCTGCAGGATGAAATTTGCGCAGCTCTGGAAGAAAGTGATGGCAAGGCCCGTTTTGTTGAAGATCACTGGGAACGCCCTGGTGGTGGTGGCGGAAGATCGCGGGTTTTGAGTAATGGTAAGGTTTTCGAAAAAGCTGGCGTAAGTACCTCCATCGTTCATGGTGAGATGCCCGAAGGCCTGAAGAAAAACATGAAAACTGAAGGTGCTCAATTTTTTGCCTGCGGTATTTCATTGGTGATTCATCCTGAAAGCCCCTTGGTGCCAACAACCCACGCCAACTTCCGCTTTTTTGAGATGTATGATGATAAAGGGGAAGCCATCGACGCCTGGTTTGGCGGTGGTAGCGACCTAACTCCTTATTATCTGGATGAAGAAGATGCTCAGCATTTTCACAAGGTTCAAAAAAACGCAGCCGACCCGCATGGAGCAGAGCTCTACCCTCGCTTTAAAAAGGCCTGTGATGAATATTTCCGCAATCATCATCGTCAAGAAGGCCGCGGTATTGGTGGTACTTTCTTCGACTATCTGAAAGCGGATCAGGAACGCAGCCTGGAAGATTGGTTTGCCTTTACCACTGATGTGGGACGTAGCTTCTTACCTTCCTATCTGCCAATTGTTGAAAAACACAAAGCCAGTCCCTGGACCGATGAGCAACGCTATTGGCAAGAACTTCGCAGAGGACGCTATGTAGAATTCAATTTGGTGCACGACCGCGGAACCTTATTTGGATTGCGCACCAATGGCCGTACCGAAAGTATTTTAATGAGCTTACCTCCCAGAGTTCGCTGGGATTATAATGTAGAACCTCAGTCGGGAAGTCCGGAGGCCCAATTAGTGGCTGTGCTCCGAGAGCCAATCGACTGGATCAAATCATAA
- the hemL gene encoding glutamate-1-semialdehyde 2,1-aminomutase, whose translation MNTSQSKSLFQEASRYIPGGVNSPVRAFKSVGGDPIFMDHAKGAYLYDADGNRYIDYIASWGPMIMGHAWAPVIEAVQKAAERSTSFGAPTEMEIELARLIVESIPNVERIRMVNSGTEATMSAIRLARGFTGKNKFIKFAGNYHGHGDSFLIKAGSGAVTLGHPSSPGVTPGTAQDTLLAEYNDLEGVKALVQANPNEIAAIILEPIPGNMGCILPEAGFIEGLRELCTQENILLIFDEVMTGFRMGFGGAQEALGIEADLVTYGKVIGAGLPVGAYGGREDIMEYVAPNGPVYQAGTLSGNPIAMTAGYTLLKYLKEHPEVYQDLESKCASIEEGLHPLLKAKGLPYQINRKGSMISLHFSDQAIRDFESAKSGDNDYFKKFFHGMLQNGVYLPPSAYESWFLNAALSDQDIEQSLEAAQKSLELL comes from the coding sequence ATGAATACCTCCCAAAGCAAATCCCTTTTCCAAGAAGCATCTCGCTATATCCCTGGCGGAGTGAATTCTCCCGTGCGGGCATTTAAATCCGTGGGTGGCGATCCAATCTTTATGGATCACGCCAAGGGAGCCTACCTCTATGATGCCGATGGCAATCGCTATATCGACTACATCGCCTCTTGGGGCCCGATGATCATGGGGCATGCCTGGGCACCGGTGATTGAAGCTGTGCAAAAGGCAGCTGAGCGCTCTACCTCCTTCGGAGCGCCAACTGAGATGGAAATTGAATTAGCACGTTTGATTGTGGAGAGTATTCCCAATGTTGAACGTATCCGCATGGTGAACTCCGGAACCGAAGCAACCATGAGTGCTATTCGCTTAGCCCGTGGCTTTACCGGTAAAAACAAGTTCATCAAATTCGCTGGTAATTACCATGGTCATGGCGACAGTTTCCTCATTAAAGCCGGAAGTGGAGCGGTAACCTTAGGTCATCCTAGTAGTCCGGGTGTAACCCCGGGAACAGCACAGGACACCCTCCTAGCCGAATACAACGATTTAGAAGGCGTAAAAGCATTAGTGCAAGCCAATCCCAATGAAATAGCCGCGATTATTCTGGAGCCTATTCCCGGTAATATGGGTTGTATTCTGCCTGAAGCTGGATTTATCGAAGGCCTCCGCGAACTCTGCACTCAAGAAAACATCCTCCTCATTTTTGATGAGGTAATGACTGGATTCCGCATGGGATTTGGTGGCGCCCAAGAAGCCTTGGGAATTGAAGCTGATCTGGTGACCTACGGAAAGGTGATTGGTGCCGGTTTGCCCGTAGGCGCTTATGGTGGTAGAGAAGATATTATGGAATATGTGGCGCCTAATGGTCCAGTATACCAGGCTGGAACCCTTTCCGGCAACCCTATTGCCATGACCGCTGGTTATACCTTGCTAAAATATTTAAAAGAGCATCCCGAGGTTTATCAAGATTTGGAAAGTAAATGTGCAAGTATTGAAGAAGGCTTGCATCCGCTATTAAAAGCCAAAGGCCTGCCTTATCAGATCAACCGCAAGGGATCTATGATTAGCTTGCACTTTAGCGATCAAGCCATCCGTGATTTTGAGAGTGCCAAAAGCGGAGATAATGACTACTTCAAAAAGTTCTTTCACGGCATGCTTCAAAATGGAGTTTACCTTCCGCCCAGCGCTTATGAAAGCTGGTTCTTGAATGCCGCTTTAAGTGATCAAGATATTGAGCAAAGCCTTGAGGCTGCTCAGAAAAGTTTAGAGTTACTCTAA